A single genomic interval of Tursiops truncatus isolate mTurTru1 chromosome 1, mTurTru1.mat.Y, whole genome shotgun sequence harbors:
- the MXRA8 gene encoding matrix remodeling-associated protein 8 isoform X2, with protein sequence MELRARVLLWKLVLLQSSSVLLSSGPAGPATPGSSVVSESAVSWAAGARAVLRCQSPRMVWTQDRLHDRQRVVHWDLSGGPAGGSARRLVDMYSAGEQRVYEPRDSGRLLLTPTAFQDGNFSLLIRAVEDTDEGLYTCNLHHHYCHLYESLAVRLEVTDDPRAAGAHWDGEKEVLAVERGAPALLTCVNRAHVWTDRHLEEAQQVVHWDRQPPGVPHDRADRLLDLYASGERRAYGPPFLRERVAVGADAFARGDFSLRIDPLEPADEGTYSCHLHHHYCGLHERRVFHLKVTEPAARPPPRDSPGNGSSHSGAPGPGAGDPTLTRGRSVINVIVPEGRAHFFQQLGYVLATLLLFILLLITVILATRQRRRGGYEYSDKKSKSKGKDVNMVEFAVAAGDQPLYRREDIRLGYKNNLLKEKVGLSHSPLPAKSIDLDKEGQRADTRLSPWLPEFRKEYCK encoded by the exons ATGGAGCTGCGGGCCCGGGTCCTGCTCTGGAAACTTGTGCTTCTGCAGA gcTCTTCTGTCCTTCTGTCCTCAG GGCCAGCCGGGCCCGCGACCCCCGGCAGCTCCGTGGTGTCCGAGTCTGCAGTGAGCTGGGCAGCCGGCGCCCGGGCCGTGCTGCGCTGTCAGAGCCCGCGCATGGTGTGGACGCAGGACCGGCTGCACGACCGCCAGCGCGTGGTCCACTGGGACCTCAGTGGCGGCCCGGCCGGCGGCTCCGCGCGCCGACTCGTGGACATGTACTCGGCGGGCGAGCAGCGCGTGTACGAGCCGCGCGACAGCGGCCGCCTGCTGCTGACCCCCACCGCCTTCCAGGACGGCAACTTCTCGCTGCTCATCCGCG CGGTGGAGGACACAGACGAGGGGCTGTACACCTGTAACCTGCACCACCATTACTGCCACCTCTACGAGAGCCTGGCCGTGCGCCTCGAGGTCACCGACGACC CCCGGGCCGCCGGCGCGCACTGGGACGGCGAGAAGGAGGTGCTGGCGGTGGAGCGCGGCGCGCCCGCGTTGCTGACGTGCGTGAACCGCGCGCACGTGTGGACCGACCGGCACCTGGAGGAGGCGCAGCAGGTGGTGCACTGGGACCGGCAGCCGCCCGGGGTGCCGCACGACCGCGCGGACCGCCTGCTCGACCTGTACGCGTCGGGCGAGCGCCGCGCCTACGGGCCGCCCTTCCTGCGGGAGCGCGTGGCGGTGGGGGCGGACGCCTTTGCGCGCGGTGACTTCTCGCTGCGCATCGACCCGCTGGAGCCGGCAGACGAGGGCACCTACTCCTGCCACCTGCACCACCACTACTGCGGCCTGCACGAGCGCCGCGTCTTCCACCTGAAGGTCACCGAGCCCGCCGCCCGGCCGCCCCCGCGGGACTCGCCGGGCAACGGTTCCAGCCACAGCGGCGCGCCCGGCCCAGGTGCAGGAG ACCCCACGCTGACGCGCGGCCGCAGCGTCATCAACGTCATCGTCCCCGAGGGCCGGGCCCACTTCTTCCAGCAGCTGGGCTACGTGCTGGCCACGCTGCTGCTCTTCATTCTGCTGCTCATCACGGTCATCCTGGCCACCCGACAGCGCCGCCGCGGAG GCTACGAATACTCCGACAAGAAGTCCAAGTCCAAGGG GAAGGACGTGAACATGGTGGAGTTTGCTGTGGCTGCCGGCGACCAGCCTCTTTACAGGAGGGAGGACATCCGACTAG GTTACAAAAACAACCTCCTGAAGGAGAAGGTTGGGCTGTCCCACAGCCCCCTGCCCGCCAAGAGCATCGACTTGGACAAAG aggggcagagggcagacaCCCGCCTGTCCCCTTGGCTTCCAGAGTTCAGGAAGGAGTACTGCAAATAA
- the MXRA8 gene encoding matrix remodeling-associated protein 8 isoform X4 — protein sequence MELRARVLLWKLVLLQSSSVLLSSGPAGPATPGSSVVSESAVSWAAGARAVLRCQSPRMVWTQDRLHDRQRVVHWDLSGGPAGGSARRLVDMYSAGEQRVYEPRDSGRLLLTPTAFQDGNFSLLIRAVEDTDEGLYTCNLHHHYCHLYESLAVRLEVTDDPRAAGAHWDGEKEVLAVERGAPALLTCVNRAHVWTDRHLEEAQQVVHWDRQPPGVPHDRADRLLDLYASGERRAYGPPFLRERVAVGADAFARGDFSLRIDPLEPADEGTYSCHLHHHYCGLHERRVFHLKVTEPAARPPPRDSPGNGSSHSGAPGPGAGDPTLTRGRSVINVIVPEGRAHFFQQLGYVLATLLLFILLLITVILATRQRRRGGYEYSDKKSKSKGKDVNMVEFAVAAGDQPLYRREDIRLGYKNNLLKEKVGLSHSPLPAKSIDLDKEFRKEYCK from the exons ATGGAGCTGCGGGCCCGGGTCCTGCTCTGGAAACTTGTGCTTCTGCAGA gcTCTTCTGTCCTTCTGTCCTCAG GGCCAGCCGGGCCCGCGACCCCCGGCAGCTCCGTGGTGTCCGAGTCTGCAGTGAGCTGGGCAGCCGGCGCCCGGGCCGTGCTGCGCTGTCAGAGCCCGCGCATGGTGTGGACGCAGGACCGGCTGCACGACCGCCAGCGCGTGGTCCACTGGGACCTCAGTGGCGGCCCGGCCGGCGGCTCCGCGCGCCGACTCGTGGACATGTACTCGGCGGGCGAGCAGCGCGTGTACGAGCCGCGCGACAGCGGCCGCCTGCTGCTGACCCCCACCGCCTTCCAGGACGGCAACTTCTCGCTGCTCATCCGCG CGGTGGAGGACACAGACGAGGGGCTGTACACCTGTAACCTGCACCACCATTACTGCCACCTCTACGAGAGCCTGGCCGTGCGCCTCGAGGTCACCGACGACC CCCGGGCCGCCGGCGCGCACTGGGACGGCGAGAAGGAGGTGCTGGCGGTGGAGCGCGGCGCGCCCGCGTTGCTGACGTGCGTGAACCGCGCGCACGTGTGGACCGACCGGCACCTGGAGGAGGCGCAGCAGGTGGTGCACTGGGACCGGCAGCCGCCCGGGGTGCCGCACGACCGCGCGGACCGCCTGCTCGACCTGTACGCGTCGGGCGAGCGCCGCGCCTACGGGCCGCCCTTCCTGCGGGAGCGCGTGGCGGTGGGGGCGGACGCCTTTGCGCGCGGTGACTTCTCGCTGCGCATCGACCCGCTGGAGCCGGCAGACGAGGGCACCTACTCCTGCCACCTGCACCACCACTACTGCGGCCTGCACGAGCGCCGCGTCTTCCACCTGAAGGTCACCGAGCCCGCCGCCCGGCCGCCCCCGCGGGACTCGCCGGGCAACGGTTCCAGCCACAGCGGCGCGCCCGGCCCAGGTGCAGGAG ACCCCACGCTGACGCGCGGCCGCAGCGTCATCAACGTCATCGTCCCCGAGGGCCGGGCCCACTTCTTCCAGCAGCTGGGCTACGTGCTGGCCACGCTGCTGCTCTTCATTCTGCTGCTCATCACGGTCATCCTGGCCACCCGACAGCGCCGCCGCGGAG GCTACGAATACTCCGACAAGAAGTCCAAGTCCAAGGG GAAGGACGTGAACATGGTGGAGTTTGCTGTGGCTGCCGGCGACCAGCCTCTTTACAGGAGGGAGGACATCCGACTAG GTTACAAAAACAACCTCCTGAAGGAGAAGGTTGGGCTGTCCCACAGCCCCCTGCCCGCCAAGAGCATCGACTTGGACAAAG AGTTCAGGAAGGAGTACTGCAAATAA
- the MXRA8 gene encoding matrix remodeling-associated protein 8 isoform X3 codes for MELRARVLLWKLVLLQSSSVLLSSGPAGPATPGSSVVSESAVSWAAGARAVLRCQSPRMVWTQDRLHDRQRVVHWDLSGGPAGGSARRLVDMYSAGEQRVYEPRDSGRLLLTPTAFQDGNFSLLIRAVEDTDEGLYTCNLHHHYCHLYESLAVRLEVTDDPRAAGAHWDGEKEVLAVERGAPALLTCVNRAHVWTDRHLEEAQQVVHWDRQPPGVPHDRADRLLDLYASGERRAYGPPFLRERVAVGADAFARGDFSLRIDPLEPADEGTYSCHLHHHYCGLHERRVFHLKVTEPAARPPPRDSPGNGSSHSGAPGPDPTLTRGRSVINVIVPEGRAHFFQQLGYVLATLLLFILLLITVILATRQRRRGGYEYSDKKSKSKGKDVNMVEFAVAAGDQPLYRREDIRLGYKNNLLKEKVGLSHSPLPAKSIDLDKAEGQRADTRLSPWLPEFRKEYCK; via the exons ATGGAGCTGCGGGCCCGGGTCCTGCTCTGGAAACTTGTGCTTCTGCAGA gcTCTTCTGTCCTTCTGTCCTCAG GGCCAGCCGGGCCCGCGACCCCCGGCAGCTCCGTGGTGTCCGAGTCTGCAGTGAGCTGGGCAGCCGGCGCCCGGGCCGTGCTGCGCTGTCAGAGCCCGCGCATGGTGTGGACGCAGGACCGGCTGCACGACCGCCAGCGCGTGGTCCACTGGGACCTCAGTGGCGGCCCGGCCGGCGGCTCCGCGCGCCGACTCGTGGACATGTACTCGGCGGGCGAGCAGCGCGTGTACGAGCCGCGCGACAGCGGCCGCCTGCTGCTGACCCCCACCGCCTTCCAGGACGGCAACTTCTCGCTGCTCATCCGCG CGGTGGAGGACACAGACGAGGGGCTGTACACCTGTAACCTGCACCACCATTACTGCCACCTCTACGAGAGCCTGGCCGTGCGCCTCGAGGTCACCGACGACC CCCGGGCCGCCGGCGCGCACTGGGACGGCGAGAAGGAGGTGCTGGCGGTGGAGCGCGGCGCGCCCGCGTTGCTGACGTGCGTGAACCGCGCGCACGTGTGGACCGACCGGCACCTGGAGGAGGCGCAGCAGGTGGTGCACTGGGACCGGCAGCCGCCCGGGGTGCCGCACGACCGCGCGGACCGCCTGCTCGACCTGTACGCGTCGGGCGAGCGCCGCGCCTACGGGCCGCCCTTCCTGCGGGAGCGCGTGGCGGTGGGGGCGGACGCCTTTGCGCGCGGTGACTTCTCGCTGCGCATCGACCCGCTGGAGCCGGCAGACGAGGGCACCTACTCCTGCCACCTGCACCACCACTACTGCGGCCTGCACGAGCGCCGCGTCTTCCACCTGAAGGTCACCGAGCCCGCCGCCCGGCCGCCCCCGCGGGACTCGCCGGGCAACGGTTCCAGCCACAGCGGCGCGCCCGGCCCAG ACCCCACGCTGACGCGCGGCCGCAGCGTCATCAACGTCATCGTCCCCGAGGGCCGGGCCCACTTCTTCCAGCAGCTGGGCTACGTGCTGGCCACGCTGCTGCTCTTCATTCTGCTGCTCATCACGGTCATCCTGGCCACCCGACAGCGCCGCCGCGGAG GCTACGAATACTCCGACAAGAAGTCCAAGTCCAAGGG GAAGGACGTGAACATGGTGGAGTTTGCTGTGGCTGCCGGCGACCAGCCTCTTTACAGGAGGGAGGACATCCGACTAG GTTACAAAAACAACCTCCTGAAGGAGAAGGTTGGGCTGTCCCACAGCCCCCTGCCCGCCAAGAGCATCGACTTGGACAAAG cagaggggcagagggcagacaCCCGCCTGTCCCCTTGGCTTCCAGAGTTCAGGAAGGAGTACTGCAAATAA
- the MXRA8 gene encoding matrix remodeling-associated protein 8 isoform X1: MELRARVLLWKLVLLQSSSVLLSSGPAGPATPGSSVVSESAVSWAAGARAVLRCQSPRMVWTQDRLHDRQRVVHWDLSGGPAGGSARRLVDMYSAGEQRVYEPRDSGRLLLTPTAFQDGNFSLLIRAVEDTDEGLYTCNLHHHYCHLYESLAVRLEVTDDPRAAGAHWDGEKEVLAVERGAPALLTCVNRAHVWTDRHLEEAQQVVHWDRQPPGVPHDRADRLLDLYASGERRAYGPPFLRERVAVGADAFARGDFSLRIDPLEPADEGTYSCHLHHHYCGLHERRVFHLKVTEPAARPPPRDSPGNGSSHSGAPGPGAGDPTLTRGRSVINVIVPEGRAHFFQQLGYVLATLLLFILLLITVILATRQRRRGGYEYSDKKSKSKGKDVNMVEFAVAAGDQPLYRREDIRLGYKNNLLKEKVGLSHSPLPAKSIDLDKAEGQRADTRLSPWLPEFRKEYCK, encoded by the exons ATGGAGCTGCGGGCCCGGGTCCTGCTCTGGAAACTTGTGCTTCTGCAGA gcTCTTCTGTCCTTCTGTCCTCAG GGCCAGCCGGGCCCGCGACCCCCGGCAGCTCCGTGGTGTCCGAGTCTGCAGTGAGCTGGGCAGCCGGCGCCCGGGCCGTGCTGCGCTGTCAGAGCCCGCGCATGGTGTGGACGCAGGACCGGCTGCACGACCGCCAGCGCGTGGTCCACTGGGACCTCAGTGGCGGCCCGGCCGGCGGCTCCGCGCGCCGACTCGTGGACATGTACTCGGCGGGCGAGCAGCGCGTGTACGAGCCGCGCGACAGCGGCCGCCTGCTGCTGACCCCCACCGCCTTCCAGGACGGCAACTTCTCGCTGCTCATCCGCG CGGTGGAGGACACAGACGAGGGGCTGTACACCTGTAACCTGCACCACCATTACTGCCACCTCTACGAGAGCCTGGCCGTGCGCCTCGAGGTCACCGACGACC CCCGGGCCGCCGGCGCGCACTGGGACGGCGAGAAGGAGGTGCTGGCGGTGGAGCGCGGCGCGCCCGCGTTGCTGACGTGCGTGAACCGCGCGCACGTGTGGACCGACCGGCACCTGGAGGAGGCGCAGCAGGTGGTGCACTGGGACCGGCAGCCGCCCGGGGTGCCGCACGACCGCGCGGACCGCCTGCTCGACCTGTACGCGTCGGGCGAGCGCCGCGCCTACGGGCCGCCCTTCCTGCGGGAGCGCGTGGCGGTGGGGGCGGACGCCTTTGCGCGCGGTGACTTCTCGCTGCGCATCGACCCGCTGGAGCCGGCAGACGAGGGCACCTACTCCTGCCACCTGCACCACCACTACTGCGGCCTGCACGAGCGCCGCGTCTTCCACCTGAAGGTCACCGAGCCCGCCGCCCGGCCGCCCCCGCGGGACTCGCCGGGCAACGGTTCCAGCCACAGCGGCGCGCCCGGCCCAGGTGCAGGAG ACCCCACGCTGACGCGCGGCCGCAGCGTCATCAACGTCATCGTCCCCGAGGGCCGGGCCCACTTCTTCCAGCAGCTGGGCTACGTGCTGGCCACGCTGCTGCTCTTCATTCTGCTGCTCATCACGGTCATCCTGGCCACCCGACAGCGCCGCCGCGGAG GCTACGAATACTCCGACAAGAAGTCCAAGTCCAAGGG GAAGGACGTGAACATGGTGGAGTTTGCTGTGGCTGCCGGCGACCAGCCTCTTTACAGGAGGGAGGACATCCGACTAG GTTACAAAAACAACCTCCTGAAGGAGAAGGTTGGGCTGTCCCACAGCCCCCTGCCCGCCAAGAGCATCGACTTGGACAAAG cagaggggcagagggcagacaCCCGCCTGTCCCCTTGGCTTCCAGAGTTCAGGAAGGAGTACTGCAAATAA
- the MXRA8 gene encoding matrix remodeling-associated protein 8 isoform X5 — MELRARVLLWKLVLLQSSSVLLSSGPAGPATPGSSVVSESAVSWAAGARAVLRCQSPRMVWTQDRLHDRQRVVHWDLSGGPAGGSARRLVDMYSAGEQRVYEPRDSGRLLLTPTAFQDGNFSLLIRAVEDTDEGLYTCNLHHHYCHLYESLAVRLEVTDDPRAAGAHWDGEKEVLAVERGAPALLTCVNRAHVWTDRHLEEAQQVVHWDRQPPGVPHDRADRLLDLYASGERRAYGPPFLRERVAVGADAFARGDFSLRIDPLEPADEGTYSCHLHHHYCGLHERRVFHLKVTEPAARPPPRDSPGNGSSHSGAPGPDPTLTRGRSVINVIVPEGRAHFFQQLGYVLATLLLFILLLITVILATRQRRRGGYEYSDKKSKSKGKDVNMVEFAVAAGDQPLYRREDIRLGYKNNLLKEKVGLSHSPLPAKSIDLDKEFRKEYCK, encoded by the exons ATGGAGCTGCGGGCCCGGGTCCTGCTCTGGAAACTTGTGCTTCTGCAGA gcTCTTCTGTCCTTCTGTCCTCAG GGCCAGCCGGGCCCGCGACCCCCGGCAGCTCCGTGGTGTCCGAGTCTGCAGTGAGCTGGGCAGCCGGCGCCCGGGCCGTGCTGCGCTGTCAGAGCCCGCGCATGGTGTGGACGCAGGACCGGCTGCACGACCGCCAGCGCGTGGTCCACTGGGACCTCAGTGGCGGCCCGGCCGGCGGCTCCGCGCGCCGACTCGTGGACATGTACTCGGCGGGCGAGCAGCGCGTGTACGAGCCGCGCGACAGCGGCCGCCTGCTGCTGACCCCCACCGCCTTCCAGGACGGCAACTTCTCGCTGCTCATCCGCG CGGTGGAGGACACAGACGAGGGGCTGTACACCTGTAACCTGCACCACCATTACTGCCACCTCTACGAGAGCCTGGCCGTGCGCCTCGAGGTCACCGACGACC CCCGGGCCGCCGGCGCGCACTGGGACGGCGAGAAGGAGGTGCTGGCGGTGGAGCGCGGCGCGCCCGCGTTGCTGACGTGCGTGAACCGCGCGCACGTGTGGACCGACCGGCACCTGGAGGAGGCGCAGCAGGTGGTGCACTGGGACCGGCAGCCGCCCGGGGTGCCGCACGACCGCGCGGACCGCCTGCTCGACCTGTACGCGTCGGGCGAGCGCCGCGCCTACGGGCCGCCCTTCCTGCGGGAGCGCGTGGCGGTGGGGGCGGACGCCTTTGCGCGCGGTGACTTCTCGCTGCGCATCGACCCGCTGGAGCCGGCAGACGAGGGCACCTACTCCTGCCACCTGCACCACCACTACTGCGGCCTGCACGAGCGCCGCGTCTTCCACCTGAAGGTCACCGAGCCCGCCGCCCGGCCGCCCCCGCGGGACTCGCCGGGCAACGGTTCCAGCCACAGCGGCGCGCCCGGCCCAG ACCCCACGCTGACGCGCGGCCGCAGCGTCATCAACGTCATCGTCCCCGAGGGCCGGGCCCACTTCTTCCAGCAGCTGGGCTACGTGCTGGCCACGCTGCTGCTCTTCATTCTGCTGCTCATCACGGTCATCCTGGCCACCCGACAGCGCCGCCGCGGAG GCTACGAATACTCCGACAAGAAGTCCAAGTCCAAGGG GAAGGACGTGAACATGGTGGAGTTTGCTGTGGCTGCCGGCGACCAGCCTCTTTACAGGAGGGAGGACATCCGACTAG GTTACAAAAACAACCTCCTGAAGGAGAAGGTTGGGCTGTCCCACAGCCCCCTGCCCGCCAAGAGCATCGACTTGGACAAAG AGTTCAGGAAGGAGTACTGCAAATAA